In Pseudomonas sp. MYb327, one DNA window encodes the following:
- a CDS encoding phosphoheptose isomerase: protein MDMQSRIRQLFQASIDTKQQAMEVLAPHIEQASQVMVNALLNEGKMLSCGNGGSAGDAQHFSSELLNRFERERPSLPAIALTTDSSTITSIANDYSYNEIFSKQIRALGQPGDVLLAISTSGNSANIIQAIQAAHDREMIVVALTGRDGGGMASLLLPEDVEIRVPANVTARIQEVHLLAIHCLCDLIDSQLFGSEE, encoded by the coding sequence ATGGACATGCAATCGCGAATTCGCCAGCTTTTTCAGGCCAGTATCGACACCAAGCAACAGGCGATGGAAGTACTTGCACCGCACATCGAGCAAGCCAGCCAAGTGATGGTCAACGCCCTGCTCAACGAAGGCAAAATGCTTTCCTGCGGCAACGGCGGCTCTGCCGGCGATGCCCAGCACTTTTCGTCCGAATTGCTGAACCGCTTCGAACGTGAGCGCCCGAGCTTGCCAGCCATTGCGCTAACCACGGACAGCTCGACGATCACCTCGATCGCCAACGATTACAGCTACAACGAAATTTTCTCCAAGCAGATCCGCGCCCTCGGCCAGCCAGGCGATGTACTGCTGGCGATTTCCACCAGTGGCAATTCGGCAAACATTATTCAAGCGATCCAGGCCGCACATGATCGCGAAATGATTGTCGTAGCATTGACCGGTCGCGATGGCGGCGGCATGGCGTCCCTGCTTTTGCCCGAGGACGTCGAGATTCGCGTACCGGCCAACGTCACCGCACGTATTCAGGAAGTTCACCTGCTGGCGATCCATTGCCTTTGCGATTTGATCGACAGCCAACTGTTCGGGAGTGAAGAATGA
- a CDS encoding YraN family protein, translating to MPDRSRQQSGKDAERHALEHLQQQGLRLLAQNWLCKRGELDLVMLDGDTVVFVEVRYRKNTQWGGALDSIDERKRQKLIFAAQYFLQCESRWANSPCRFDVVAIDSNLDQLNWLQNAFDS from the coding sequence ATGCCCGACAGGTCACGCCAGCAAAGCGGTAAGGATGCCGAGCGCCATGCGCTCGAGCATCTGCAACAACAAGGTCTGCGCCTGTTGGCGCAGAACTGGTTGTGTAAACGTGGCGAGCTTGATCTGGTCATGCTTGATGGCGATACAGTAGTATTCGTTGAAGTTCGCTACAGAAAAAACACTCAATGGGGTGGCGCGCTCGATAGCATTGATGAGCGCAAACGGCAGAAACTGATTTTTGCCGCGCAGTATTTTCTTCAGTGCGAGTCACGCTGGGCCAATTCCCCTTGCCGTTTCGACGTGGTTGCCATCGACAGCAACCTCGATCAGTTGAACTGGTTGCAGAATGCCTTCGACAGCTGA
- a CDS encoding penicillin-binding protein activator translates to MIACLRLFTALCLAALLAACASSPSSSLGEVPRTPDASIEQLLEKAAQSKSPEEAALLRLSAADLAYRQGNAGQSAQILQQVPVEQLKPGQQVFANTLAAELAMTRNQPKAALTALSHPSMQRLGELSEEQQVRTGTVRARALEADGQTLAAAKERIFIAPMMSGEAASKNHEAIWTLIASLPTDQLQPTTTDDLGGWMALALAVKSAGTVEQQQAAIDNWRAQHPKHPAAIQLPLPLTNLKELASQPLGKIALLLPQDGPLTSVGKALREGFMAAHYQAQQAGQKPPAIEFYDSSRLNNLDEFYRKAQADGVQLVVGPLEKPLVKQLSTRPQLPITTLALNYSEGEQGPPQLFQFGLAAEDEAREVSRRARADGLHRAAIMVPKGEWGDRVLRAFSQDWQANGGSIVATERVDQPVQLAQQIADMFQLRQSEGRAKSLQSTVGSTVAAQPSRRQDIEFIFLAATPQQAQQIKPTLNFQYAGDVPVYATSHVFSASGDVNQYNDMNGIRFCETPWLLDANDPLRKQVTAQWPQAASSLGRLYAMGVDAYRLAPRLGQLKALPDSRIEGQSGSLGMTQNQRVVRQLPWAEFVNGQVQRLPDTPR, encoded by the coding sequence ATGATCGCTTGCCTGCGGCTGTTCACTGCCCTCTGCCTCGCTGCCTTGCTGGCGGCTTGCGCCAGCTCGCCCTCCTCCAGCCTTGGCGAAGTTCCACGAACCCCGGACGCCAGTATCGAGCAACTGCTCGAGAAAGCTGCCCAGAGTAAATCACCGGAAGAGGCTGCCCTGTTGCGCTTGAGTGCCGCCGACCTGGCTTATCGCCAAGGCAATGCGGGCCAATCAGCGCAAATCCTGCAGCAAGTTCCGGTTGAACAGCTCAAACCTGGCCAACAGGTTTTCGCCAACACCCTGGCTGCTGAATTGGCCATGACGCGCAATCAGCCCAAAGCGGCCTTGACCGCCTTGAGCCACCCAAGCATGCAACGCCTCGGCGAACTGTCCGAAGAGCAGCAGGTTCGCACCGGCACTGTACGTGCCCGCGCCCTTGAAGCCGATGGCCAGACCCTGGCCGCCGCAAAGGAGCGCATCTTTATTGCGCCGATGATGAGCGGTGAAGCCGCCAGCAAAAACCACGAAGCGATCTGGACCCTGATTGCCTCGCTGCCAACCGACCAATTGCAGCCGACCACCACCGACGACCTCGGCGGCTGGATGGCGCTTGCACTGGCGGTGAAATCTGCCGGCACGGTGGAACAACAGCAGGCCGCGATCGACAACTGGCGCGCCCAGCACCCGAAACATCCGGCTGCCATTCAGCTGCCACTGCCCCTGACCAACCTCAAGGAACTGGCCAGCCAGCCGCTGGGCAAAATCGCCTTGCTGCTGCCGCAGGATGGACCGCTGACTTCGGTCGGCAAAGCATTACGCGAAGGTTTCATGGCCGCCCACTACCAGGCACAACAGGCCGGACAGAAGCCGCCAGCGATCGAGTTCTACGACAGCTCGCGCCTGAACAACCTCGACGAGTTCTATCGCAAGGCCCAGGCCGATGGCGTGCAACTGGTCGTCGGTCCGCTGGAAAAGCCGCTGGTCAAACAGCTGAGCACCCGCCCGCAACTGCCGATCACCACCCTGGCCTTGAACTACAGCGAAGGTGAACAAGGTCCACCACAGCTGTTCCAGTTCGGTCTCGCCGCTGAAGACGAGGCTCGTGAAGTGTCGCGCCGCGCCCGCGCCGACGGCCTGCATCGCGCCGCCATCATGGTGCCTAAAGGCGAATGGGGCGACCGTGTGCTGAGAGCGTTCAGCCAGGACTGGCAAGCCAACGGCGGCAGCATCGTTGCCACCGAACGCGTCGACCAACCCGTTCAGCTGGCCCAGCAAATTGCCGACATGTTCCAGCTGCGTCAGAGCGAAGGTCGCGCCAAGAGCCTGCAAAGCACCGTAGGCTCCACGGTCGCCGCCCAGCCTTCGCGTCGCCAGGACATCGAATTCATCTTCCTGGCCGCGACACCGCAACAGGCCCAGCAGATCAAACCGACCCTGAACTTCCAGTACGCCGGTGACGTTCCGGTTTACGCCACCTCCCACGTATTCAGCGCCAGCGGTGACGTGAACCAGTACAACGACATGAACGGCATTCGCTTCTGCGAAACTCCGTGGTTGCTGGATGCCAATGACCCGCTGCGCAAGCAAGTCACCGCGCAATGGCCACAAGCGGCCAGCAGCCTCGGTCGCCTCTACGCCATGGGCGTCGACGCCTATCGCCTGGCGCCACGCCTGGGTCAACTCAAGGCACTGCCTGACAGCCGCATCGAAGGTCAATCGGGCAGCCTGGGCATGACTCAGAACCAGCGTGTGGTGCGCCAGTTGCCGTGGGCGGAATTCGTCAACGGTCAGGTTCAGCGCCTCCCGGACACCCCGCGCTGA
- the rsmI gene encoding 16S rRNA (cytidine(1402)-2'-O)-methyltransferase has protein sequence MTAPGALNSAAGSLYVVATPIGNLDDISARALKILREVALIAAEDTRHSQRLMQHFGIQTPLAACHEHNERDEGSRFITRLLAGDNVALISDAGTPLISDPGYHLVRQARAAGINVVPVPGACALIAALSAAGLPSDRFIFEGFLPAKAVGRRARLELVKEEPRTLIFYEAPHRILECLQDMELVFGPERQALLARELTKTFETLKGLPLAELREFVESDSNQQRGECVVLVSGWSAPESEDAVSSEAMRILNLLLEEMPLKRAAALAAQITGERKNVLYQVALDKQKGE, from the coding sequence TTGACTGCTCCAGGTGCTTTGAATTCCGCTGCTGGCTCGCTTTATGTGGTGGCGACGCCCATTGGCAACCTGGACGACATCAGTGCGCGTGCGCTAAAAATCTTGCGCGAGGTCGCCCTGATCGCTGCCGAAGATACCCGTCACTCCCAGCGCTTGATGCAGCACTTCGGCATTCAGACGCCGCTGGCTGCCTGCCATGAGCACAACGAGCGAGATGAGGGCAGCCGCTTTATTACTCGTTTGCTGGCGGGTGACAACGTAGCGCTGATCTCCGATGCCGGCACACCGCTGATTTCCGATCCGGGTTATCACTTGGTGCGTCAGGCCCGAGCTGCCGGAATTAATGTGGTGCCGGTTCCGGGCGCTTGCGCCTTGATCGCGGCGTTGTCGGCGGCAGGGTTGCCCTCGGACCGTTTCATCTTCGAGGGTTTCCTGCCGGCAAAGGCCGTGGGGCGACGCGCGCGTCTTGAATTGGTAAAGGAAGAACCGCGCACGCTGATTTTCTATGAAGCACCGCACCGTATCCTGGAGTGTTTGCAGGATATGGAGTTGGTATTTGGGCCTGAGCGTCAGGCCTTGTTGGCGCGCGAACTGACCAAAACCTTCGAAACGCTGAAAGGCTTGCCGCTGGCCGAGTTGCGTGAATTTGTCGAGTCGGACAGCAATCAGCAGCGCGGCGAGTGTGTGGTGCTGGTATCGGGCTGGTCCGCTCCCGAGAGCGAGGACGCTGTCAGCAGTGAGGCGATGCGTATCCTCAATCTGCTACTTGAGGAAATGCCACTCAAGCGCGCCGCGGCATTGGCGGCGCAAATTACCGGTGAACGCAAGAATGTGCTCTATCAGGTCGCACTGGATAAGCAGAAGGGCGAGTAA